A single window of Vibrio sp. SCSIO 43137 DNA harbors:
- a CDS encoding HlyD family type I secretion periplasmic adaptor subunit, with amino-acid sequence MSWFSGFGFMKRKAVGANQRSTDEFEFQPGHLEIIERPPSPWARRSALVICLLLFIAIAWSVIGRLDIHASAAGRLLVSSHSKIIQSLETGEVAAIHVRDGQSVQQGDVLISLNPVGAEAELQRLQNQLNYQLLEKTRLTALLSDAPMVFFSQAAKGKSTPQQVELTEKHLHSIWKEVSAQLKNYESQISVNRASQQKGEIEVQALERLATNIRYRLRAQRALEANKLLAKMELLEKEKELIEVERLLASQTAENKVLDAQYQNLSEQKTSYLAKVNREYYQQLTQIDASIALVEQDLIKAEEKSRLQVLKAPVDGVVQQLAIHTIGGVIEPAKQLMVIVPDDSAIEAKVMVLNKDVGFVQAGQHVEIKVDAFPYTRYGTISGVVAHVSKDSVEDERMGLVFPARIRLNQNYIVVEESESKLQAGMSVTGEIRTGNRRVIDYLLSPLQQYQSEALRER; translated from the coding sequence ATGAGTTGGTTCTCTGGATTTGGTTTTATGAAACGAAAAGCGGTTGGTGCCAACCAGCGCTCAACTGATGAGTTTGAGTTTCAGCCTGGGCACCTTGAAATTATTGAACGTCCTCCCTCTCCCTGGGCAAGGCGCAGTGCTTTGGTTATCTGTCTGTTGTTATTTATTGCCATTGCGTGGTCTGTTATAGGCAGACTGGATATCCATGCTAGTGCCGCCGGTCGCTTGTTGGTCTCTTCCCACTCTAAAATTATTCAGTCACTGGAAACGGGAGAAGTTGCTGCAATCCATGTACGTGACGGTCAATCGGTTCAGCAAGGTGATGTGCTGATAAGTCTTAACCCTGTCGGTGCAGAGGCAGAACTTCAACGCCTTCAAAACCAACTAAATTATCAGCTATTGGAAAAGACACGCTTAACGGCATTACTTTCTGATGCTCCGATGGTTTTTTTCTCTCAGGCAGCTAAGGGTAAATCAACTCCACAGCAGGTAGAGCTCACAGAGAAACACTTACACAGCATCTGGAAAGAAGTTTCTGCCCAGCTAAAAAATTATGAAAGCCAGATCTCGGTTAATCGTGCCAGTCAGCAGAAGGGAGAAATAGAAGTACAAGCACTTGAACGGCTGGCAACCAATATCCGTTACCGGCTGCGTGCCCAGCGTGCTCTGGAAGCGAACAAGCTTTTAGCAAAAATGGAGTTGTTAGAAAAGGAAAAAGAGTTAATCGAAGTGGAGCGCTTACTAGCCAGTCAGACGGCTGAAAACAAAGTATTAGATGCTCAGTATCAAAACCTTAGTGAACAAAAAACGAGTTATTTGGCGAAGGTAAATCGTGAATATTATCAGCAGCTTACACAGATTGACGCCTCCATTGCACTTGTTGAACAGGACCTGATTAAAGCAGAAGAAAAATCAAGGTTGCAGGTTTTAAAAGCGCCGGTAGATGGGGTAGTGCAACAATTAGCGATTCACACGATAGGAGGAGTGATAGAGCCGGCAAAGCAATTGATGGTTATCGTGCCTGATGATAGCGCTATAGAGGCAAAAGTCATGGTGTTGAACAAAGATGTCGGATTTGTTCAGGCCGGACAACACGTAGAGATAAAAGTAGATGCTTTTCCTTATACTCGTTACGGAACCATCAGTGGTGTTGTCGCCCATGTTTCAAAAGACTCGGTAGAAGATGAAAGAATGGGTTTGGTCTTTCCGGCACGTATACGGCTGAATCAGAACTATATCGTAGTTGAGGAGAGTGAGAGCAAACTGCAGGCGGGAATGAGTGTGACCGGCGAAATCAGAACCGGAAACCGCAGAGTCATCGATTACCTGTTAAGCCCGTTACAACAATACCAATCTGAAGCATTGAGAGAGCGATAG
- a CDS encoding TetR/AcrR family transcriptional regulator translates to MQRKENQEMSRTDHQEQSLAKQLLLTFALHGYQKTSMQDLANSAGLSRQSVYKKFGSKDKCYQWVIHTYLSNMYSEIFQILDDNSLEASEGLEKTFDVFIGNAVEVIAKKHGTQVLDDTLKATHSSVEDWPLRFRTRLADYLIRHKLAAEDNALGIAYTLISAGKGLLVEESSRESFTKNMAFIINSVKKADV, encoded by the coding sequence ATGCAGAGAAAAGAGAATCAGGAAATGTCCCGAACCGATCATCAGGAACAGAGTCTGGCCAAGCAACTGCTGCTGACCTTTGCCCTACACGGCTATCAAAAAACGTCTATGCAAGATCTTGCCAATAGTGCCGGCTTATCCAGACAATCTGTTTATAAAAAATTTGGTTCTAAAGATAAGTGTTATCAATGGGTTATTCATACCTATCTGAGCAACATGTATTCAGAGATCTTTCAGATACTGGATGACAATAGCCTGGAGGCCTCCGAAGGGCTGGAAAAAACCTTTGACGTGTTTATCGGCAATGCTGTTGAAGTCATTGCCAAAAAACACGGTACTCAGGTACTGGACGATACATTAAAAGCAACTCACTCATCTGTTGAAGACTGGCCGCTTAGGTTCAGAACCCGGCTAGCGGACTATCTGATCCGACACAAACTGGCAGCAGAGGACAACGCCCTAGGTATTGCCTACACGCTGATTTCTGCCGGAAAGGGCTTGTTGGTCGAAGAGTCATCCAGAGAAAGTTTTACTAAAAATATGGCCTTCATTATAAATAGCGTCAAAAAGGCTGATGTTTAA
- a CDS encoding response regulator has translation MISVALIDDHVMVRSGFAQLLSVEPDISVVGEFSSAKEAFNALAAVPDLNVAVIDISMPDESGLSLLSRLKHIKPDLKAIILSIYDSASFVSQAIDAGALGYLSKRCGPGELVTAIRTVANGDRYLCADALFNLSNASAPPAALNELTKREKEIFEHLIQGKDVKEVAYDLSLSHKTVHVHRANILSKLSLSNNVDLIRFAIKNNLLPE, from the coding sequence ATGATATCTGTTGCCCTAATTGACGATCACGTCATGGTTCGTTCTGGCTTCGCTCAGCTGTTAAGTGTCGAACCGGATATTTCTGTAGTCGGTGAGTTCAGCTCCGCAAAAGAGGCCTTTAATGCCCTTGCCGCTGTGCCTGACCTGAATGTGGCGGTGATTGATATCTCTATGCCCGATGAAAGCGGCCTCTCCCTGCTTAGCCGCCTTAAGCATATTAAACCGGATCTAAAAGCGATTATTCTCAGCATCTACGATTCTGCGTCGTTTGTCAGTCAGGCCATTGATGCCGGTGCTCTGGGTTACCTTTCTAAACGCTGCGGGCCGGGCGAACTGGTGACTGCTATCCGTACCGTTGCTAACGGTGATCGCTATCTGTGCGCCGATGCCCTGTTTAACCTGAGCAACGCTTCTGCGCCACCAGCGGCACTGAATGAGCTGACCAAACGTGAAAAAGAGATTTTCGAGCATCTGATTCAGGGCAAAGATGTTAAAGAGGTGGCTTACGACCTCTCCCTCAGCCATAAAACCGTGCATGTACACCGCGCCAATATTCTTAGCAAGCTGTCTCTGTCCAACAATGTTGACCTGATCCGCTTTGCTATTAAAAACAACCTTCTGCCTGAATGA
- a CDS encoding ABC transporter substrate-binding protein, translating into MKGNMKRHLLAACILGSAALAAPQVMAEGRLVVYCSATNAMCEAETKAFSEKYDVKTSFVRNGSGSTLAKIQAERKNPRADVWYGGTLDPQSQAGEMDLLTPYKSEQLEYIIPEFRDPAKRKGNYSSAVYMGILGFGVNTERLAEKGLAIPRCWEDLTKPEYREEIQIADPQSSGTAYTALATFIQLWGEEKAFEYFQRLDKNISQYTKSGVTPSRNSARGEIAIGIGFLHDYSLEQSQGAPLELISPCEGTGYEIGGVSMIKGARNEKNAKLFIDWVLSKEGQQLAWQKGKSFQILTNVDAEQSPYALDPKKLDLIDYDMSTYGASDTRKRLIKKWVNVVKMGN; encoded by the coding sequence ATGAAAGGTAATATGAAACGCCATCTGTTAGCTGCCTGCATTCTTGGTTCTGCCGCTCTTGCTGCCCCGCAAGTTATGGCTGAAGGCCGTCTGGTTGTTTACTGCAGTGCAACCAACGCTATGTGTGAAGCAGAAACAAAAGCGTTTTCTGAAAAGTATGATGTAAAAACATCTTTTGTACGTAACGGTTCAGGCAGTACGCTGGCTAAGATTCAGGCTGAGCGTAAAAACCCTCGTGCTGACGTATGGTACGGCGGTACTCTGGACCCACAATCTCAGGCTGGCGAAATGGATCTTCTGACTCCATATAAATCCGAGCAGCTAGAATACATCATCCCAGAATTCAGAGATCCTGCAAAACGTAAAGGTAACTACTCTTCCGCCGTTTACATGGGTATTCTTGGTTTCGGTGTGAACACTGAGCGTCTGGCTGAAAAAGGCCTTGCGATTCCTCGTTGCTGGGAAGATCTGACTAAGCCTGAATACAGAGAAGAGATTCAGATTGCTGATCCACAAAGTTCAGGTACAGCTTATACAGCACTAGCGACTTTCATCCAGCTTTGGGGTGAAGAGAAAGCGTTTGAATACTTCCAGCGTCTTGATAAAAACATCTCTCAGTACACTAAGTCTGGTGTAACTCCGTCCCGTAACTCAGCCCGTGGCGAGATCGCTATCGGTATTGGCTTCCTGCACGATTACTCTCTTGAGCAGTCTCAGGGTGCACCACTTGAGCTTATCTCTCCTTGCGAAGGCACAGGTTATGAGATCGGCGGTGTAAGTATGATTAAAGGTGCCCGTAACGAGAAGAACGCTAAGCTGTTCATCGACTGGGTACTGTCTAAAGAAGGCCAGCAGTTAGCATGGCAGAAAGGTAAGTCTTTCCAAATCCTGACTAACGTTGATGCTGAGCAGTCTCCTTATGCTCTTGATCCTAAGAAACTGGATCTTATCGATTACGATATGAGCACTTATGGTGCATCTGACACACGTAAACGCCTGATTAAGAAGTGGGTTAACGTGGTTAAGATGGGCAACTAA
- a CDS encoding type I secretion system permease/ATPase, with protein sequence MGVFNLVESSNLNCYSAIKCSEILLNLSGVQYCANSEVNSKLALNDEFKLIKKKHRVSICFKYLNVKKVTNEMLPLAFKTKDGTFSILAQMSEQQALIQKVSSATPDVISVAELEKNWANEVILLKQASMKFDISWFIPEFSRYRKLIAEVLVFSLMLQFLALITPLFFQVVMDKVLVHRALSTLDVLVIVLIVVGIFDVILRGLREYLFAHTANRIDIRLGIKLFRHLLGLPLLYFKSRQVGAIVTRVQELDSIRDFLTGSLLTLSVDVLFTFVFFAVMAWLSTDLTLVVLAVLPFYLLLAWGTTKPLQKRIEDQFQTSAANMSFLNESVSGAETIKSLAVEPRMQRNWEQQTNDMVTAGFKTQTLNSFVNHGVMLLQKVSGVLIIWIGAHKVMSLELTIGQLIAFNMMASHVNQPVAKLIELWQQFVQTRVAIDKLGDMLDLPVEQKQGDESPATSLRGELRLNNISFRYQPDLPMVLNNIDLHIKPGETIGIVGPSGSGKSTLTKLLQKLYTQDEGEILVDDLSITDISPCYLRSQIGVVLQENYLFNTTVRENIAIRDVAVPLEDVVKAAKLAGAHDFILQLPLGYDTVIAEGGSSLSGGQRQRLAIARALIADPRILIFDEATSALDDESQAIIQSNMANIAKGRTVISIAHRLSTVRDCDRIITLEKGEITEMGSHSELLSLQGCYARLWNLQQELAEEKV encoded by the coding sequence ATGGGTGTCTTTAATCTGGTGGAATCATCAAATTTAAACTGCTATTCAGCAATTAAATGTAGTGAGATATTGCTTAATCTCAGTGGTGTTCAATACTGTGCTAATTCAGAAGTTAATTCTAAATTAGCATTGAATGATGAATTTAAATTAATTAAAAAGAAACACAGAGTTTCCATTTGTTTTAAATATCTTAATGTTAAGAAAGTCACCAATGAGATGTTACCTCTGGCTTTTAAAACGAAAGACGGAACATTCTCAATACTCGCGCAAATGTCAGAACAACAAGCCTTAATTCAGAAAGTGTCTAGTGCGACACCGGATGTAATCTCAGTTGCTGAGCTGGAGAAAAACTGGGCCAATGAGGTAATACTGCTCAAGCAGGCGTCAATGAAGTTCGATATTTCATGGTTTATTCCTGAATTTAGCCGCTACCGGAAGCTTATTGCTGAGGTACTGGTATTTTCCCTGATGTTGCAGTTTTTGGCTTTGATCACGCCGCTTTTTTTTCAAGTGGTGATGGACAAAGTCTTAGTGCACAGAGCGTTATCAACACTTGATGTGTTGGTTATCGTGCTGATTGTGGTTGGAATATTTGATGTCATTCTCAGGGGATTACGGGAATACCTGTTCGCTCATACTGCGAACAGAATTGATATCCGCCTTGGCATAAAGTTATTCAGGCATCTGTTGGGGTTGCCATTACTCTATTTCAAAAGCAGACAAGTGGGGGCCATTGTAACAAGGGTTCAAGAGCTTGATAGCATACGTGATTTCTTAACGGGATCACTGCTCACATTGTCAGTTGATGTTCTGTTTACATTTGTTTTTTTTGCAGTCATGGCATGGCTTTCAACGGATCTCACTTTGGTTGTTCTGGCAGTTCTGCCTTTCTATTTATTGCTTGCATGGGGAACGACCAAACCACTGCAAAAACGTATTGAAGATCAGTTCCAGACATCTGCTGCCAACATGTCTTTTCTTAACGAATCAGTGAGTGGTGCAGAAACGATCAAAAGTCTTGCTGTTGAACCAAGAATGCAACGAAATTGGGAGCAGCAGACTAATGACATGGTTACGGCAGGCTTTAAAACTCAGACTCTGAACTCCTTTGTTAATCATGGCGTGATGCTGTTACAAAAAGTGTCTGGTGTGCTGATTATCTGGATAGGTGCACATAAGGTGATGTCACTTGAACTGACAATAGGGCAACTGATCGCCTTTAACATGATGGCATCCCATGTTAACCAGCCAGTGGCTAAGCTGATTGAACTGTGGCAGCAGTTTGTCCAGACCCGTGTGGCAATAGATAAGCTCGGAGATATGTTGGATCTTCCCGTTGAGCAAAAGCAGGGTGATGAATCTCCTGCTACTTCTCTTAGAGGAGAACTACGCCTCAACAATATTTCATTCCGTTATCAACCTGATTTACCCATGGTGTTAAACAACATCGACCTGCATATAAAGCCGGGCGAAACCATTGGTATTGTCGGACCTTCGGGTTCGGGGAAAAGCACTCTGACGAAGTTACTGCAAAAGCTTTATACACAGGACGAAGGAGAGATATTGGTTGATGATCTTTCTATAACGGACATATCACCTTGTTACTTGCGCAGCCAGATAGGTGTCGTTTTACAAGAGAACTATCTGTTTAACACCACTGTGAGAGAGAACATAGCAATCCGTGATGTAGCGGTACCACTGGAAGACGTTGTCAAAGCGGCAAAACTGGCAGGTGCTCACGATTTTATACTGCAACTTCCCCTTGGGTACGACACGGTAATTGCAGAAGGAGGGAGTTCATTATCCGGAGGGCAGCGTCAGCGGTTGGCGATTGCCCGGGCGTTAATCGCCGACCCCAGAATTTTGATTTTTGATGAAGCCACCAGTGCGTTGGATGATGAATCTCAGGCCATTATTCAAAGCAACATGGCAAATATTGCCAAAGGCAGAACAGTTATCAGCATTGCTCATAGGCTATCAACCGTCCGGGATTGCGATCGCATTATTACACTGGAAAAAGGAGAGATCACAGAAATGGGAAGCCATTCAGAGCTGTTGTCTTTGCAGGGTTGTTATGCACGCTTGTGGAATTTGCAGCAAGAGTTAGCAGAGGAGAAGGTGTAG
- a CDS encoding coniferyl aldehyde dehydrogenase, giving the protein MMSILQKVKPQQLHSDFSEMKSAYNNNPAPTYAERIEVLKKLKKGILSHEQEIYDALKRDYGYRSEFDTLMADVLPSVAGINYAIKNLKKWMKPSKRHAGLLLAPSSVTVHYQPLGVVGVITPWNFPFYLALGPAVQALAAGNRVMIKMSEFTPNANAALRKVINDVSEHICIIEGEADVGAAFSALPFDHLIFTGSSTVGKMVAHSAADNLTPITLELGGKSPTIIDDNIDINIAVDALIVGKSVNSGQICVAPDYVFVPEAREQEFIEAFIQRYREYHIDNGADNTQTHIVSDRQYSRLMGFLDDAKAHGATVHPVKEIESDQGRRVYPHLVTNLTAEMKILQEEIFGSILPVMTYNNIEQVISYINDRPRPLALYIMSNDNQLIETFITRTHSGGVAVNDTAMHVAADDAPFGGVGNSGMGHYHGHEGFLTFSKAKTVLRSSSWLPKNRFVLKHRDFVFNTLRKYLLK; this is encoded by the coding sequence ATTATGTCAATCTTACAGAAAGTAAAGCCTCAACAGCTTCACAGCGACTTTTCTGAAATGAAAAGCGCCTATAACAATAACCCGGCGCCAACTTACGCTGAGCGTATAGAGGTGCTGAAAAAGCTCAAGAAAGGGATTCTTAGCCACGAACAAGAGATTTATGACGCACTAAAGCGCGATTACGGATACCGCAGCGAGTTCGATACCTTAATGGCGGATGTTTTACCCAGCGTGGCCGGCATTAACTATGCGATAAAGAACCTGAAAAAATGGATGAAGCCGTCCAAGCGCCATGCAGGGTTATTGTTAGCCCCTTCCAGCGTAACGGTTCACTACCAGCCTCTCGGCGTCGTCGGGGTGATTACCCCATGGAACTTCCCGTTTTATCTGGCTCTTGGCCCGGCAGTACAGGCACTTGCTGCCGGTAACCGGGTAATGATTAAAATGAGTGAGTTTACCCCCAACGCCAATGCTGCCCTGCGCAAAGTGATCAACGATGTCAGTGAGCATATCTGTATTATTGAAGGTGAAGCAGATGTCGGAGCCGCTTTTTCTGCCCTGCCGTTTGACCACCTGATTTTCACCGGCTCTTCCACGGTCGGTAAAATGGTTGCCCACTCTGCTGCCGATAACTTAACCCCGATCACCCTTGAGCTGGGCGGTAAATCTCCAACCATTATCGACGATAACATCGATATCAACATCGCGGTAGATGCGTTGATTGTGGGTAAGTCGGTCAACTCAGGGCAAATATGTGTCGCACCGGATTATGTGTTTGTGCCCGAAGCGCGCGAGCAAGAGTTTATTGAGGCCTTTATTCAACGATACCGGGAATATCATATCGACAATGGGGCGGATAACACCCAGACCCATATCGTGTCAGATCGTCAGTACAGCCGGTTAATGGGCTTCCTTGATGACGCCAAAGCCCATGGTGCAACAGTGCACCCGGTGAAAGAGATTGAAAGTGATCAGGGGCGACGGGTATATCCTCATTTAGTGACCAACTTAACTGCGGAAATGAAGATTCTTCAGGAAGAGATATTCGGCTCTATTCTGCCAGTGATGACCTACAACAATATTGAACAGGTGATCAGCTATATCAATGACAGGCCGCGACCACTGGCTCTGTATATTATGTCCAATGACAATCAGCTAATAGAGACGTTTATCACCCGAACTCACAGTGGTGGCGTAGCGGTTAATGACACGGCAATGCATGTAGCTGCCGATGATGCGCCATTTGGCGGTGTGGGCAACTCAGGTATGGGGCACTATCACGGACACGAGGGTTTTCTCACCTTCTCAAAGGCAAAAACCGTGCTGCGCTCAAGTAGCTGGTTGCCGAAAAACCGCTTTGTTCTTAAGCACAGAGATTTTGTTTTCAATACCTTAAGAAAATATCTGCTTAAGTAG
- a CDS encoding MFS transporter, whose protein sequence is MFGFLSQKQPVAQIKDKHIIDNTYRYWRLHLMLSMYVGYGIFYFTRKSLNFSMPVMLTDLGWEPSDIGVIATIYYVTYGTSKFISGMISDNSNPSYFMGFGLIATGVVNILFGFSSSLAAMVVLWMLNAFFQSWGWPACAKLLTTWYSRSERGFWWSIWNTCINVSGALLPILIGYIAITWGWRFGFIVPGTIAILVGLFLTFRMQDKPTTIGLPTVGDWRNDPLEKQQEKEGKGLPFRKILKTYVLGNKYIWLLCSSYLLVYVVRIAVNDWGSLYLVDRHHVDLLTANTAVSMFEVGGFMGSLLGGWGSDKFFHGNRAPMNLIFALGIFISVAALWLMPLNNIFVLSGCLFSIGFFIFGPQMMIGMAAAECSHKDLAGTATGFVGLFGYLGAALAGYPLSIVIEELQWEGFFSVITIAAAAVGMLLIPFLRAQQRSAEVTPA, encoded by the coding sequence ATGTTTGGCTTTTTATCCCAGAAGCAGCCTGTGGCTCAAATTAAAGATAAGCACATTATCGACAACACTTACCGCTACTGGCGTCTGCACCTGATGCTTTCGATGTACGTGGGTTACGGTATCTTCTATTTCACCCGTAAGAGCCTTAACTTCAGTATGCCGGTGATGCTGACGGATCTTGGCTGGGAGCCGTCCGATATCGGTGTTATTGCCACCATCTATTATGTCACCTACGGTACCTCCAAGTTTATCTCCGGCATGATCAGTGATAACTCCAATCCCAGCTATTTTATGGGTTTTGGGCTGATAGCTACCGGTGTGGTGAATATCCTGTTCGGCTTCAGCTCGTCGCTGGCGGCTATGGTGGTGCTCTGGATGCTGAATGCCTTTTTCCAGAGCTGGGGCTGGCCGGCCTGTGCCAAGCTGCTGACTACATGGTATTCCCGTTCAGAGCGGGGTTTCTGGTGGTCTATCTGGAACACCTGCATCAATGTCAGCGGTGCCTTGTTACCGATTCTTATCGGCTATATCGCCATTACCTGGGGTTGGCGCTTCGGCTTTATTGTTCCCGGTACCATCGCCATTCTGGTGGGGCTGTTCCTTACCTTCCGTATGCAGGATAAGCCTACCACCATTGGCCTGCCAACTGTCGGTGACTGGCGTAATGACCCGCTGGAAAAGCAGCAGGAGAAAGAAGGGAAAGGGCTGCCTTTCCGAAAAATTCTTAAAACCTATGTACTGGGTAACAAATATATCTGGCTTCTGTGCAGCTCTTATCTGCTGGTGTATGTGGTGCGTATCGCGGTCAATGACTGGGGCAGCCTCTATCTGGTAGACCGTCACCATGTGGACTTACTCACCGCTAATACCGCTGTTTCCATGTTTGAAGTTGGCGGCTTTATGGGCTCGCTGCTCGGCGGCTGGGGATCGGATAAATTCTTCCACGGCAACCGTGCACCGATGAACCTGATCTTTGCCTTGGGCATTTTTATCTCCGTTGCTGCTTTGTGGCTGATGCCCCTAAACAATATTTTTGTGCTGTCCGGCTGCCTGTTCTCCATCGGTTTCTTTATCTTCGGCCCGCAGATGATGATTGGTATGGCAGCGGCTGAATGTTCCCACAAAGATCTGGCCGGTACCGCCACCGGCTTTGTCGGCCTGTTCGGTTATCTGGGTGCAGCACTGGCCGGTTACCCTCTTTCCATTGTGATTGAAGAGCTGCAGTGGGAAGGCTTCTTTAGTGTGATTACCATTGCCGCTGCGGCTGTCGGTATGCTGCTGATTCCGTTTTTGCGGGCGCAACAGCGAAGCGCGGAAGTTACTCCAGCCTAA
- the uhpB gene encoding signal transduction histidine-protein kinase/phosphatase UhpB has protein sequence MGKVFTAVFTFVIYAITWFCLWGISGYLVSDIHVAALFLPVGLRLAVLLIMPVRHWWVVLLSELCVAIGIIKSMVFNPIDFLLIVGPFVSYALIRPLQSWWKQLETYWQQLLALLGFVVVNGLLQACTIFLLAKPLSLSVTIVYSCTVATITGGIILAPFFYLLHDYLNRKVWVPLSPTLIHKEVTLRPSAFLWMAFFFCVGLIAELSFKQQMASLLLIVVLLPNIFMAYRYGWQGGVLAAVMNSVLLTLAKKVMGSFTTYEEMQLFLITQAIVGLGLGIAISRQHLLSEKLKRVNTELAYELDAKQNLTRQLVHVEEDIRKSVARELHDEIGQNITAIQIQATLANRTAKEDQTKQIADAINDLAFQIHSATRQLLTQLRPHILDELGLESALKQLANEMKFAERGVRFQLNIGFNTELLDEITSVTLYRIVQELLNNATKHSQASDVHLTLLPGALFSMEYRDNGVGLPANWRTKGTGLKGLEERVTALGGSIAIDGSEGTRIVVNLPTKGTG, from the coding sequence ATCGGCAAGGTGTTTACTGCGGTATTTACCTTTGTTATCTACGCCATCACCTGGTTCTGCCTGTGGGGGATCAGCGGTTATCTGGTGTCGGATATTCATGTTGCCGCCCTGTTTCTTCCCGTCGGCCTGCGCTTAGCGGTTCTGCTGATTATGCCGGTACGCCACTGGTGGGTAGTGCTGCTTAGTGAGCTCTGTGTTGCAATTGGTATTATTAAGTCCATGGTGTTTAACCCCATCGATTTTCTGTTAATTGTCGGCCCTTTTGTCAGTTATGCCCTGATTCGTCCCCTCCAGTCATGGTGGAAACAGCTTGAAACCTACTGGCAACAACTACTGGCTCTGCTGGGCTTTGTGGTGGTGAATGGTTTATTACAGGCCTGCACCATCTTTCTGCTGGCCAAGCCTCTTTCTCTGTCCGTCACCATTGTGTACAGCTGCACTGTCGCCACCATTACCGGCGGTATTATTCTGGCGCCGTTTTTCTACCTGCTGCATGATTACCTGAACCGTAAAGTATGGGTGCCACTCTCCCCTACCCTGATCCATAAAGAAGTGACCCTGCGCCCTTCTGCGTTTTTATGGATGGCGTTTTTCTTCTGCGTCGGCCTGATTGCTGAGCTGAGCTTTAAGCAGCAGATGGCTTCGTTGCTGCTAATTGTGGTGCTGCTACCCAATATTTTTATGGCCTACCGTTATGGCTGGCAGGGTGGTGTTCTGGCGGCAGTGATGAACAGCGTACTGCTGACACTGGCTAAGAAGGTAATGGGCTCTTTTACCACTTATGAAGAGATGCAGCTGTTTCTGATCACTCAGGCGATTGTCGGGCTGGGACTGGGTATTGCCATCAGCCGACAGCACCTGCTGTCGGAGAAGCTAAAACGGGTCAATACTGAGCTGGCCTATGAGCTGGATGCTAAGCAGAACCTGACCCGCCAGTTAGTGCATGTAGAGGAAGATATCCGCAAATCTGTTGCACGGGAACTGCATGATGAGATAGGCCAGAATATTACCGCGATTCAGATTCAGGCCACACTGGCCAACCGTACCGCCAAAGAAGATCAAACCAAGCAGATAGCCGATGCCATTAATGATCTGGCCTTTCAGATTCACAGCGCCACCCGCCAGCTGTTAACTCAACTTCGCCCGCATATTCTTGATGAACTGGGTCTGGAAAGTGCCCTTAAGCAGCTTGCCAATGAGATGAAGTTTGCTGAACGCGGCGTACGCTTTCAGCTCAATATCGGCTTTAATACTGAGCTGCTGGATGAGATCACTTCGGTCACCCTGTACCGGATTGTTCAGGAGCTGTTAAATAACGCCACCAAGCACTCTCAGGCCAGCGATGTTCACCTTACCTTGTTACCGGGTGCTCTGTTTAGTATGGAGTACCGCGATAACGGTGTCGGCCTGCCTGCCAACTGGCGCACTAAGGGCACCGGCCTTAAAGGTCTGGAAGAAAGGGTAACCGCCCTTGGCGGAAGTATTGCTATCGATGGCAGTGAAGGAACACGAATTGTGGTCAATCTGCCCACCAAAGGCACAGGTTAA